The genome window GGAATCGCTCTTTTAAAATCTAGCCAAAATAAAGACGCAGCTATTAAATTTATCGAGTTTATGCTAAGCAAAGAGGCTCAAGAGATTTTAGTATCTACAAGCCACGAATACCCAGTAAATAAAGATGCTAAACCAAGCAAAGAGATTACAGCATTAGGCAAATTTAAAGAAGATAGCATATCGCTTAATAAAGTTGCTAATGAGCTAGAAAACGCACAAAAAATCTATAAAGAATTAGGCTGGAAATAGTTTAATATATAATTTTATATTTTTATTGCGATAATAAGCTACCGTTAAAGCTATGCTTTACGGGGCTTTTTAAATTTGCTTTTTACATTGTATAATTTTAGCAAAATTACCACAAAATAAATTCATTAAAATCCTATAAATATAAAATTTTTTCTTAATAAGCCTTGATAAACAAAGAGATTTTTCTACCGCAAAATAATATTCAGCGCTAATTAAGTCAAATTTAAGTATAATCTTGTCGAAGTTCGTAGGGGCGACGGAGTAGCGGATTTTCCGCTCCGCCCTATCTTTCATTCACATATTTTAATAAATCACTGCCAAATTCTCGTAACAAATCATCTAAAAATATATTTATATTATCAGGGTGCAACCCTATCCAAACATTATGAATTTCTGTGGTAATTCTAGGTGAGATATGTCCGTTATTTGAACGAATTTTAAGTATATTTTCCCAATGAAATGAGCGATTTCGAAGTGTTTTTAAAAGATCAAGCGATATTTTTACTTTATCTTTATTGCTAAATTTATGCTTTATCCCATTTTTACGGTAAAAATTTCTATTATATTTATCATATTTTACAAAATCCATATCCTTTAAATTCATTATTTTGCTTAGCAATTTTTGCTTATGTATAATAAAAATTATATTGCCTAGTGATAGTCTAGATATATTTTGCGAATGAGACAGCTTGCTATCTACCATTTGAGAATAATCTTTACTTATCCAGTCATCGCCAACTTTAAGACACATTAAACGATCAAGCTGGTTTCTAAGCACTATCTCGATAAATCCTAGCTTATGTGCTATACTGCCAATAAGATTTAGATTTTTCCTATGCTGCTTGATATCAAACTCATAGGAGGCTAATCTATCTTTTGAAAATAATTCCATAGCTCTACTAAAATCCATCAAATTCCTTTATTTTTATTCTTTTTTGCTGTTAAATTTTACTTTTTTGAGTTGAATTTATCTTTAAATTTTTATCTTTTTTGGAAGTGTGCTATTGCGAGTGATGCGTGATAATCTCATTATCATCACACAAAACAAATCGCAAAAAATTAAATTTTGGAACGCATTTTGCTTTTGATAAGACCAAATAAATTTTAAAATACAAAGGATCACTCATGATGGGAGCATTATGGTCTGGAGTTACTGGTCTTCAGGCACACCAAGTAGCGATGGATGTAGAAGGTAATAACATAGCAAATGTAAATACCGTAGGTTTTAAATATTCTCGTGCTAGTTTTGCTGATCTTTTTAGTCAAACCCAAAAGGTAGCCACAGCACCTCAAGGTAATCTAGGTGGTAAAAACTCTATGCAAATTGGTCTAGGCTCTACTGTAAATACAGTTACTAAAATATTCAAGCAAGGTACAATCCAAACTACAGACAAACAAAGCGATATGGCTATCCAAGGTGATGGATTTTTTGTAGTATCAGCTGATGGCGGTAAAACCTATATGTATACTAGAAATGGTGACTTTAGCTTAGACTCTCAAGGTAATTTCGTAGATCGCAACGGCTATATAGTCCAAGGCTGGATGAGAAATGAAGATACCGGCATAATCGATCCTACAGGCCCACTAGATAATATCGTAATAGAACCAGGTATGTCTATGGAAGCCAACCCTACTAGTGAGCTAGCTATCATCGCCAATCTAAATTCCGGCTCAAACATCGGAACCAAAAACTCTCCTATCTATACACTAGATCAGTATAATGACTTTTTAGATATCAACGGCAATGGCTTATGGGATGATGGCGAGGCTAAAAATCCAAATGATTTAAATAACAATACCTATTATATTAACTCAAACAAAGAAGTAGCAGTTAAAGAAGCCGGCGTAGATCTAGGCGTAGTCTTTAATGGTGCTGGTGAAGGGCTAAACCTAAGAGAAGGTCAAGGTATGTGGGTTAGCTATGCTGATGCGAAGGCTACATTTGGGCCACTTAATAATAATGCTAATAATCTAGATATACATATATCTATTAATGGTATAGAGATACCTAAAACTACTGTAACTAAAATGGATGATGTAGCTAAAAAGATAAATGAATTTACCAATCAAACTGGGGTTCGTGCTACAGTAATTAATGGCAATGAATTACAACTAACTAATAATAACAATCAAGGCACTACCGATGCTTCTAAAAATATCAAAATTAGAAAGCTTGAAGGCGATACTACATCTATCCAAACAACAAATGTAATAACAGCATATAAATATACCTACTCATCAGCTGCTGGTACTAATGCAGGGCATAGCTATAGCGATAGCGCTGCAAGGGTGGTAAAAACTACAGAAGATCTAAGAAAAGCTATGCAAACAGACGCTAGAGAGTATGTCAATTATAGTGGTACTAGAGTATCAAACGCAGTAAATGGCGCTACATACTTTGTAAATGCTGTTATAGCTAGGATTGATGGCGGACAAGGTGGTTTTGCTCCTGGTAACCAAAATACAATAGAGCAAGCTATAGAGGATTTAAATAATGCTATTACAGATCAAACTTTATTTGCTAATCTTCAAGGTAAGGGCGTAGTATCTGCGCCTATATCTGAATCAGCTGTTGCGTCTATAAATAATATTATAAACGATATAGAGGCAATTGGTGCTGATGCTGGAAATCAATACAATAGTGTAAATGATCTAAAAGAAGCTTTAAGAGAATTAATCACAGATGATAAGCTAGCTGCTATGGCAGCAGCTGAGTGGGACTCTCCACGAGATGCTGATGGTAATGGTAACTTTAATAACAACACTGCAAATGGCTTACCTGGTGCAGATCAAGATAATACAAATAGCAACGCTACATATAGAGATATAAATCTAAATGATGGAGTGCAAGTAACAGTAAATGAAAAGGGGCAATTCGTATTTAAAAACCCTTCAGGAGATGCAAGTTACGGACAAAATGATGGGCACACTATAGTCAATCAAAATCAACAAGGTGGTACAGATGTAAAAGATAGCCCAAATGCCTTTACTGATGCTAATGGCGTAAAACAAACTCCATCAAATCAAGATACATATATAAATGATTATAATATGCAAATAGCAGTAACTGGATATAGCAATATAGAAGAAAATATCAATGAAAACTCAGCTCTAGCTGATGTATTTAAAAGCCTTAGTGGTGGTCTAAGCACAGGAACAAGCGAGAGAATCTCAAGCAACCTTACAATGTCTAGCCACGCAGCTACAACTGAGATATATGATAGTCTAGGCTCTAAGCATGAGATTAAATTTGAGTGGAGAAAGGTCAGCTATAGCCCAGAAAATGGTACCGAGTGGTCTTTGCTTATTCAAGTGCCAGAACCAGGTGTATTAAATGCTGATGGAGCAGTATCAAATGTAATATCTGGCTCAGCTAGATTTAATAACGATGGAACATTGCTAGGATTTACTCCTACTACTTTGACATTTACAGCAAATAACGGCTCAGCCCCAGGTCAAAACATAGAGCTAAACTTTGGTAAGATAGGCGACTCAAATGGTCTAAGAAGTAACGACAATCCAAGTGCTACTGATAATATCGTACAAGATGGCTACGCAGCAGGAAATTTAACTGGCACTAGAATAGATGAGTCTGGTACTATCATAGGAAGCTTTAGCAACGGTAGGAGCTTTGGTCTAGCGCAAGTAAGCCTTGCAGTATTTACCAATAATGAAGGTCTAGAGACTAGAGGTGGTAATATATTTAGCCAAACTGCCAATAGTGGTGATCCGGTATTTGGTGCTGCAGGGACTAGCAGACGTGGAACTATCACAGCAAGTGCTTTGGAGATGAGTAATGTGGATTTAAGCCGTGCATTAACCCAGCTAATCGTAGTCCAAAGAGGCTACCAAGCCAACTCTAAAACTATAACTACAAGCGATCAAATGCTTACTAGCTTATTGCAGATTAAGCAGTAATTTAAAGCGGTACGAGTAGCGTGATAGTCAAACGATACTAACTATCGTTTGGCGACGCTACGAGACATAAAAGCGAAGCTACCTTGCGTGATAGTCAAACGATACTAACTATCGTTTGGCGACGCTACAAGAGATAAAAGCAGAGTCGCCTTCTCATATAAAACTTTGCAAAATCGGTATTTAAATTTGGATATTTATTTAAATTTAGATTGTTAAAATAGATAGGAATAAAATTAGACTTGATTTTATAGATCAAGTCTAATATATTTTTATAGTCAAATGCTAAAAATGTAGAGAAATCAAAAGCCTAAATTCACTCCGCCACCATCATTTATCTGATAATTAGCATCGCGACCTATATTGTATCCAGCGCCACTTCCGCCACCAAGTGGGCGACAAATATTGTCTTTTTTGACGCTACCTTGAGTAATTTTGCCATAAGAGAGCTTTGGGTCTGCTCTAGTGATCTCTATAGTTCCGACTTTTGTTTCTACTCTAGAGTCTGATGTGCTTTCTTTGGTGTAGCTATCTTGGAGTCTTTCGCCCTGTGAAAAGCACTCATAAACATCTCCTATATTAAGCTTTTGTGTAAATACAGCTTCACCGCCATTTACTGCGGCTACTTTTAGCGGATATATTGCATTTAGTATATCTTGGCTTATTTTAGATGCTATTTTTGCGATAGCAGATTCACTGGAGTTGATATTGTTTTTTACATTTACGGCCATTGTTAAGGAATTTGAGTATTTGATCTGGCGAGTAGCAAATAAGATCACTTGATAATCTACAGCAACTTCTATTTTTGCAGTAGTTTTGCCAGTTAGATTGCTTGTTTTTGTTTGTCCTTGAGCGCCAGCTATATTAAAAAGTAAAAAATAATCACTCCCAATTACATTTTTAAGCTTATATATCTCATCGCTTGCAGCATCTGCTGAACCTATAAGAGCCTTTTCCATAGCGTAATAGCCGCTATTATCTCGGTCAAGTATATTGAATTTACGACTTTCTAATAGATCTGCTATTATGTATTTTTTGAGTCTTTCGCCTAATTGTCTATATTCATGCGAAGAGCTATCAAATACGCTCACAGATCTCCTGGATTTAGAGCTTAATCCAGGAGCTTTGTAGGATTTTGTAGTTTTTGAGTTTTTGATAGCAACCTTAGCTACCCAATTACCCTTGCTATCTTGATAAGCATCAATTACTTCGTAACTATCAGCTCTGCCTTTTGTAGCTTTAGTAATATTTTCATTGTAGCTATCTACCATATCTGAGCCGCTATTGCTATTAACTGAAATAATATTGGATTGTTTAATGGAATTGATATTAACTCCACTCATTTTGCCAATAGCTTCTACAATAGCATTATTTATAGCTTCTTCTCTAGTTACTCCATGCCCTTCACCTGTGCTTGTTTTGGTTACTGTTTTTGTAACTACTGA of Campylobacter vicugnae contains these proteins:
- a CDS encoding flagellar hook-basal body complex protein; its protein translation is MMGALWSGVTGLQAHQVAMDVEGNNIANVNTVGFKYSRASFADLFSQTQKVATAPQGNLGGKNSMQIGLGSTVNTVTKIFKQGTIQTTDKQSDMAIQGDGFFVVSADGGKTYMYTRNGDFSLDSQGNFVDRNGYIVQGWMRNEDTGIIDPTGPLDNIVIEPGMSMEANPTSELAIIANLNSGSNIGTKNSPIYTLDQYNDFLDINGNGLWDDGEAKNPNDLNNNTYYINSNKEVAVKEAGVDLGVVFNGAGEGLNLREGQGMWVSYADAKATFGPLNNNANNLDIHISINGIEIPKTTVTKMDDVAKKINEFTNQTGVRATVINGNELQLTNNNNQGTTDASKNIKIRKLEGDTTSIQTTNVITAYKYTYSSAAGTNAGHSYSDSAARVVKTTEDLRKAMQTDAREYVNYSGTRVSNAVNGATYFVNAVIARIDGGQGGFAPGNQNTIEQAIEDLNNAITDQTLFANLQGKGVVSAPISESAVASINNIINDIEAIGADAGNQYNSVNDLKEALRELITDDKLAAMAAAEWDSPRDADGNGNFNNNTANGLPGADQDNTNSNATYRDINLNDGVQVTVNEKGQFVFKNPSGDASYGQNDGHTIVNQNQQGGTDVKDSPNAFTDANGVKQTPSNQDTYINDYNMQIAVTGYSNIEENINENSALADVFKSLSGGLSTGTSERISSNLTMSSHAATTEIYDSLGSKHEIKFEWRKVSYSPENGTEWSLLIQVPEPGVLNADGAVSNVISGSARFNNDGTLLGFTPTTLTFTANNGSAPGQNIELNFGKIGDSNGLRSNDNPSATDNIVQDGYAAGNLTGTRIDESGTIIGSFSNGRSFGLAQVSLAVFTNNEGLETRGGNIFSQTANSGDPVFGAAGTSRRGTITASALEMSNVDLSRALTQLIVVQRGYQANSKTITTSDQMLTSLLQIKQ
- a CDS encoding DUF2400 family protein produces the protein MDFSRAMELFSKDRLASYEFDIKQHRKNLNLIGSIAHKLGFIEIVLRNQLDRLMCLKVGDDWISKDYSQMVDSKLSHSQNISRLSLGNIIFIIHKQKLLSKIMNLKDMDFVKYDKYNRNFYRKNGIKHKFSNKDKVKISLDLLKTLRNRSFHWENILKIRSNNGHISPRITTEIHNVWIGLHPDNINIFLDDLLREFGSDLLKYVNER